In Ralstonia pseudosolanacearum, the DNA window GATTGTCTTCCACCTGCACCAGGACATCGGCCTCGTAGACCGGGCGTGCCAGGAAGGCATAGGTCGCGCCGAGCAGCATGACAACCGCGGCAATGCCCGCGATCAGCCAGCGGTTGGCCACCAGAACGTCCAGGTAGCGAACGAGGTCGAGCTCGCTTTCCGGTGCGTTGACGGCTGGCGGCTGAGAGAGGTTCTGCGTCATCAGGGTCGTATTCCGTGCGTTCAATCAACCGGACTCGATCAACCGAGTGCCCGTATGCGGGGCACCCAGGCGTCGACACCGCGCTGGATCATTTCGAGCGCCTCTTCGAAGGCGGTCACCTGCTTGCGGTACGGGTCCGCGATATCGAACTGCTCCATCTCGCCCAACCGGAACACGCTGCCGGTCTTGGCGGGGTGGCGCGATTGGATCTCTTGCTTCTGCGCACCGTCCATCACTAGGATCAGGTCGGCACGGCTGACCAGCGAACCGGTGAGCTGCTGCGCGCGGTGCTCGGAGATATCGATGCCGTGGTGGGCCATCACCTCGACGGCGCTCGGATCGGCCGGGTAGCCCGACAGCGCGCCGATGCCCGCCGAGATGACGCTCACGCCCGGCAGCGACTGCCGCAGCAGCGCCTGCGCCATCGGGCTGCGGCAGATGTTGCCGATGCACACGACAAGAATGGTCTTGATCATTTCGCGACAGCGGCCGCCCCGATCAGCGGGGTTGCGGTCGGCACCAAGAGGTTGATCACACGGCTCCAGCGCACCAGGCCGCCGGCATCCACGTACACCACGTCCTTCGGTTTCAGCTCGAAGCCTTCGGCCAGCGCCAGCGCCACGGGCGACTTGGCATCCAGGTGGTAGACCTGGGGCTCGCCCTCCGCGGCCCGGCGGATCACGTAGACATTGCGCGGATCGGACGACACCGGGCTGACGCCCCCGGCCTCGCCCAGCGCTTCGCTCAGCGTCAGCCTGCCGTTGCGCGGCAGCACCGTCGACGGCCTGACCACTTCGCCGGTCACGAAGACCTTGCTGTCCTCGCGCTGCTCCACGCGGACGATGTCGCCGCTGCGCAGCAGAATGTTGGCCGGGTCGATGCCCTGCTGCATCAGCGCGGGCATGCTCAGCGTCCATTGCTTGCCGCCGCGGGTCAGCCGGATCCGGCTGTTGTCCCCGGTGGTGGTGTTGATGCCGCCGGCGCGGTTCAGTGCCTCGACCAGGGTCATCGGCACGTCGTCGATGCTCTGCTGGCCGGGGGTTTTGACCTCGCCATCCACGTAGACCCGTTGGCTGCGGTAGGCCAGCACCCGCACCGTGACCTGCGGGTCCTTCACCACCCGGGCAATGGCACGCGTGATCTCCTCGCGGACTTCGTTCTGGGTCTTGCCCGCCACCCTGACAACGCCGGCATAGGGGAACTGGATGTCACCGCCGGTACTGACCAAGTAGCCTGGCACATTGGGTGAGCCGGCAAAGTTGGCGATATCGTAGGTGGACCCGATCGAATACGTCTGCGTCGGGAACACCAGTTCGGGGTGATCCCAGACCACGATCGACAGGATGTCGCCCGTACCGATGCGATACGACATTGGCTTTGCCAGCAACGGCCCGACATCGGCGTTCTCGTGCGACGCCTGCACCTGTGCCTGCGTCTGCCCGGCCCGCACGAGATCGGGCGTAATCGGCGTGATCTTCGGTACCGACGCATTGTCGGCCGGATCCAGCGGGCGCTGCGGATCGAACCGCATGCCCGGGGCGAATGCACATGCGGCCAGCAACGGCACCGCGCTCAATGACACTACTGCTTTTCGGATATTCGGAATGCTTACGAACATGAATGCGTCCTGAAGACTCCTGGATGACCCGCGTCCATCGAATCCGGTTGCATTGTTGCCTTGCACAACCGCTTCGTCGGGAGTGGCAAAGTGTATGGCCGCAATTGGTGATGCTTCAATACCAACAGGTGGCTTTATGCTCATTTCGTTTCCCTACTTCGGAGTGGATACGTTTTACAGTTGGGTGCGTTATTCGTACGCGCAGTGTCGATTCGATACAGAATTCGATTTCTTAAAAGTCTGGCTTACGGAATTCAGGCTGAACGGACGGCATGCATGAGCCGGCAGCCCGCGCCACGCGCCGCTCTAGCGGGCCTTGCGTGCGAAGAAGGGGGGGCGATACCTGGGAAGCTTGAAAGAAAAAGGGTGTAGACGCGGAACCCGCCTACACCCTCAAGGGAAATAGGCAGAACGCGATGTTCTGCCGAGATGCATTATTTCAGTGACGCCAAGACTGATGTAACCACGCTTTAGAGGGGAACCCCCAAAGCGATACATAGCCCTCTTTTTGAAAAAAAGATCAAATAAAAATCAAATTGAGGCGAATATTGAAAAAAAGAAAATACATCAATCCGCCGCCATTGGCGCGGGCTAATCCAGCAAGAATGAGGCACCGGACGGGCGACAGAAGACCGCCGCCGCGGCAGCGCGCGCGCAACCCTCGGCTCACGACAGCATGAGTCGACGGCAGCGCACGCATTCGTCCGGAAAGGTGGTGGAATCCGGCCCGCCACGCGGGGTTCCGCCGCTCAGGCGAGCGCAACCGGATTCACTGCGGGATACCGACGATGAAGCGTAACCGGCGTTACATGCTGGCAGGCCGGCCCGCCTGCTTCAGCAGCAGATCGGTGATGGCATCAAATGCCGCCAGACGGGCCGCTTCGACGGAGCGGAAGCCATC includes these proteins:
- a CDS encoding low molecular weight protein-tyrosine-phosphatase, with protein sequence MIKTILVVCIGNICRSPMAQALLRQSLPGVSVISAGIGALSGYPADPSAVEVMAHHGIDISEHRAQQLTGSLVSRADLILVMDGAQKQEIQSRHPAKTGSVFRLGEMEQFDIADPYRKQVTAFEEALEMIQRGVDAWVPRIRALG
- a CDS encoding polysaccharide biosynthesis/export family protein, with protein sequence MFVSIPNIRKAVVSLSAVPLLAACAFAPGMRFDPQRPLDPADNASVPKITPITPDLVRAGQTQAQVQASHENADVGPLLAKPMSYRIGTGDILSIVVWDHPELVFPTQTYSIGSTYDIANFAGSPNVPGYLVSTGGDIQFPYAGVVRVAGKTQNEVREEITRAIARVVKDPQVTVRVLAYRSQRVYVDGEVKTPGQQSIDDVPMTLVEALNRAGGINTTTGDNSRIRLTRGGKQWTLSMPALMQQGIDPANILLRSGDIVRVEQREDSKVFVTGEVVRPSTVLPRNGRLTLSEALGEAGGVSPVSSDPRNVYVIRRAAEGEPQVYHLDAKSPVALALAEGFELKPKDVVYVDAGGLVRWSRVINLLVPTATPLIGAAAVAK